From the Candidatus Peregrinibacteria bacterium genome, one window contains:
- a CDS encoding 30S ribosomal protein S1, with product MKQEDSVMNSLLQEFTFQMPKPGDVVSGVIVAKEPGYLLVSVGGVAVGIIAGREMHDGFGTTKKVQAGDEIQAFVLDEENEEGMMILSLRKASQMRNWDYFEKCLENGEIIEVVAKEANKGGLICDANGVHAFLPVSQLAPQNYPRVDGANAQAIIEKLRSFTGKKFSVRVITFLRNDKIIVSEREAMSEIRNKEIKNLKVGDAVSGVINGVVKFGVFITFGNLEGLIHTSELSWDAPRNHYEFFKIGDEVKAQVIGIDGDKISLSIKRLQKDPWKELIEKYPEGTITKGTVNKVTNFGLFVTIDGNLNGLVHVSEFEDPELRPDEVGRVGDEVKVKVIGINEEDHNLKLSMRLKVEKKEEESDEKKEKKTKKSSKKEESSTEEE from the coding sequence ATGAAACAAGAAGATTCTGTTATGAATTCCCTTCTTCAGGAGTTCACTTTTCAAATGCCAAAACCCGGAGACGTTGTTTCTGGTGTTATTGTTGCTAAAGAGCCAGGGTATCTCCTTGTTTCTGTTGGCGGTGTTGCGGTAGGAATTATTGCAGGACGTGAGATGCACGATGGCTTTGGTACAACAAAAAAAGTACAAGCAGGAGATGAGATTCAGGCATTTGTGCTTGATGAAGAGAACGAAGAGGGAATGATGATCCTCTCCCTTCGAAAAGCAAGTCAGATGAGAAACTGGGATTATTTTGAAAAATGTCTTGAGAACGGAGAAATTATTGAAGTGGTTGCTAAAGAAGCAAATAAAGGAGGACTCATTTGCGATGCGAATGGTGTTCATGCCTTTTTGCCGGTTTCTCAGCTTGCACCGCAAAATTATCCGCGTGTTGATGGAGCAAATGCACAAGCGATTATCGAGAAGCTCAGAAGCTTTACGGGAAAAAAGTTTTCTGTTCGCGTTATTACCTTTCTTCGAAATGATAAAATTATTGTCTCTGAGCGTGAGGCAATGAGCGAAATCCGCAACAAGGAAATTAAAAACCTAAAGGTGGGAGATGCCGTTAGCGGTGTCATTAACGGTGTTGTGAAGTTTGGTGTCTTTATTACCTTTGGAAATCTTGAAGGGCTCATTCATACTTCTGAACTCAGTTGGGATGCACCACGGAACCATTACGAATTCTTTAAAATAGGAGATGAGGTAAAAGCGCAAGTTATTGGAATTGACGGAGATAAAATCTCCCTTTCTATTAAGCGTCTCCAGAAAGATCCTTGGAAAGAGCTTATTGAAAAATATCCAGAGGGAACCATCACAAAAGGAACAGTGAACAAAGTCACAAATTTTGGACTCTTTGTTACTATCGACGGAAATCTCAATGGACTCGTCCACGTTTCAGAATTTGAAGATCCCGAGCTTCGCCCAGATGAAGTAGGGCGTGTTGGTGATGAGGTCAAAGTGAAGGTGATTGGAATTAATGAAGAAGACCACAATTTGAAGCTTTCTATGAGACTTAAAGTGGAAAAGAAAGAAGAGGAGTCTGATGAAAAAAAGGAAAAAAAAACGAAGAAATCTTCTAAAAAAGAGGAGTCTAGCACAGAAGAGGAATAA
- a CDS encoding ATP-binding protein — MNKTELMRLKEAEKQYREGMATIRDLIAPSSMEVNFQWIRIGDTYAKTFFVYSYPRYIEANWLSPIVNFDVTMDISMFIYPSDSAAILKMLRNKVAQMQSSMHMNREKGMVRDPAIEAALEDAEELRDQLQRGQEKFFHFGLYFTIYADDPAKIKKIQANFESILGGKLVLTRSADLQQEHGFNSILPICSDELDIHRNMNTSPISTSFPFSSSELTSNEGILYGLNRHNDSLVIFDRFSLENANSVIFAKSGAGKSYALKLELLRYMMIGADIIVIDPENEYEKLCNVVGGSILKVSLNSDRRINPFDLPKPLKDEVVKPGDLLRANIITLHGLFNLMLGKLTPTEEGLMDRALISTYALRGIRMDTENPGEVDPPTMQDLQEVLEGMAGAESLAERLEKYTRGTFSGLFNQRTNIDLDGQMVVFQIRDLEDSLRSVAIFVILNFIWNRVRSSLKRRLLVIDEAWTLIQHEDSARFLYGLVKRARKYYLGVTTITQDVEDFLKSDYGKPIISNSSMQLLLKQSPSSIDALQKVFNLTEGEKYLLLNSGVGQGIFFAGMKHVAIQIIASYTEDKIITTDPEELLKSQSAE; from the coding sequence ATGAACAAGACAGAATTAATGCGCCTTAAAGAAGCAGAAAAACAATATCGTGAGGGTATGGCAACAATTCGTGATCTCATCGCACCAAGCTCTATGGAGGTAAATTTTCAATGGATTCGCATTGGAGACACCTATGCCAAAACTTTTTTTGTTTACTCCTATCCGCGATACATTGAAGCAAACTGGCTCTCTCCTATTGTGAACTTCGATGTGACCATGGATATTTCTATGTTCATTTATCCGAGTGATTCTGCCGCTATTCTTAAAATGCTTCGTAATAAGGTGGCACAAATGCAGTCGAGCATGCACATGAATCGTGAGAAGGGAATGGTGCGAGATCCTGCTATAGAAGCCGCTCTTGAAGATGCGGAAGAACTTCGGGATCAGCTCCAGCGAGGGCAAGAAAAATTTTTTCACTTTGGACTCTACTTCACTATTTATGCGGATGATCCAGCAAAAATCAAAAAAATTCAGGCCAATTTTGAATCAATTCTTGGGGGAAAATTAGTTTTGACGCGCTCGGCGGATTTACAACAAGAACACGGATTTAACTCCATTCTCCCTATTTGTTCGGATGAACTCGATATTCACCGAAACATGAATACTTCACCTATCTCAACAAGTTTTCCCTTTAGTAGTTCAGAGCTCACGAGTAACGAAGGAATTTTGTACGGACTCAATCGGCACAATGACTCACTCGTTATTTTCGACCGATTTAGTCTCGAAAACGCAAACTCCGTTATTTTCGCGAAATCGGGAGCAGGAAAATCGTATGCGCTCAAGTTGGAGCTGTTGCGATACATGATGATTGGCGCGGATATTATTGTGATTGATCCAGAAAATGAATACGAAAAACTCTGCAATGTGGTCGGAGGATCCATTTTAAAAGTCTCGCTTAATTCCGATAGACGTATCAATCCATTTGATTTACCAAAGCCACTAAAAGACGAAGTTGTCAAACCAGGGGATTTGCTCCGAGCAAACATTATTACGCTCCACGGACTTTTTAACCTTATGCTTGGAAAGCTCACTCCTACAGAAGAAGGGCTTATGGATCGCGCACTCATCAGTACTTACGCACTCCGTGGTATTCGTATGGATACGGAAAACCCAGGAGAAGTTGATCCGCCAACCATGCAAGATTTACAAGAGGTGCTCGAAGGAATGGCAGGTGCAGAATCGCTTGCCGAACGACTCGAAAAATATACTCGTGGAACTTTTTCGGGACTCTTTAATCAACGCACAAATATTGATCTCGATGGTCAGATGGTGGTCTTTCAAATTCGAGATTTGGAGGATAGTCTCCGTTCTGTTGCTATTTTTGTCATTCTCAATTTTATTTGGAACAGAGTGCGAAGCTCTTTAAAACGACGTTTGCTAGTCATTGATGAAGCATGGACGCTTATTCAACATGAGGATTCTGCACGATTTCTGTATGGACTCGTAAAGCGCGCTCGCAAATACTATCTCGGTGTTACTACCATTACTCAGGATGTAGAAGACTTCTTGAAATCCGATTACGGAAAGCCAATTATTAGTAACTCTTCTATGCAACTCCTCTTAAAGCAATCACCGAGCTCCATTGACGCACTCCAGAAGGTCTTTAACTTGACAGAAGGAGAAAAATATTTGCTCCTCAACTCTGGCGTTGGACAGGGAATTTTCTTTGCGGGTATGAAACATGTTGCTATTCAGATTATCGCGAGTTATACAGAAGACAAAATTATTACTACCGACCCAGAAGAACTCCTAAAATCACAATCCGCTGAATGA
- a CDS encoding type IV secretion system DNA-binding domain-containing protein has protein sequence MSTVLFLTVGIFFLTGIGLFVFRIFLFFAKDRMRALDLVFLQVLIPKKDSKEDRDTEGEQFGTAKDVTKTVGVMTQLFSSLHALRESTFREFLFQSDFFTCEYSVIGGEVYMHLGVPRASRELVEKQITSYYPDAVVEETPAPNIFTSGNKIACCSMNLSKQYFSPIRTISRLESDSLNNILNTLSKIRVKEGAAIQIVCRPVPDSWQEKVEKVAGELTSQKSSMPIFQTLNPFRILGAFFSILISGPSGGGEETPKVTEQNAFVQEKIKAMEEKASKPGFDVVIRLVTAAATEREANSQLTNIKASFSQFSAPNLNGFSSSTKHSRKKLMRDYIYRNFSRNRNVLLSRFLSTGQIRQIVSSDELAALFHFPNAQYNKMPNLQWQTFKIAPAPHNLPEEGLLLGYNNYRGEKREVRIKRDDRRRHFYCIGKSGTGKSVNLENMIRQDLQNGEGVCVVDPHGDLVEAVLPYIPRERADDVILFDPGDLERPMGLNLLEAHTEEQKEFISQEALAIFIKLYGEEIMGPRLQHYFRNGVLTLMADDEDGATLLDITKLFTDINYEKMKKSKVKNPVVKSFWEKEMAKTGQREKEEMIPYFASKFGPFITNAQIRNILGQVKSGFDFRDVMDNRKILLVNLSKGKLGDLNSKLLGMIMVSKIQMAAMSRVDTPEKERKDFYLYVDEFQNFVTDSFASILSEARKYRLNLIVAHQYISQITQSSEGGKGKHEDSSLRDAVFGNVGSMMCFKIGAHDAETMEKEFQPVFSQQDLINIANYQAYIKLNINNATSRGFSLQTIYDPTGADNEGAEAFRQLSRLKFGRDREFVGREIARRVM, from the coding sequence ATGAGCACGGTTCTCTTCCTCACTGTTGGCATATTCTTTCTCACAGGAATTGGTCTTTTTGTGTTTCGCATTTTTTTGTTTTTCGCAAAAGATCGTATGCGAGCACTTGATTTGGTCTTTCTTCAGGTACTTATTCCAAAGAAAGACAGTAAAGAAGATCGTGATACAGAGGGGGAACAATTTGGAACCGCAAAAGATGTTACGAAAACGGTTGGTGTAATGACTCAGCTTTTCTCAAGTCTTCATGCACTTCGCGAGAGCACGTTTCGTGAATTTCTCTTTCAGTCAGATTTTTTCACCTGTGAATATTCGGTTATCGGAGGTGAAGTATATATGCATCTCGGTGTTCCGCGCGCGAGTCGGGAGCTCGTGGAAAAGCAAATTACAAGCTATTATCCCGACGCAGTTGTAGAAGAAACACCCGCACCTAATATTTTTACTTCTGGGAACAAAATCGCATGTTGTTCCATGAATCTCTCGAAACAGTACTTCTCCCCCATTCGCACTATTTCGAGGCTTGAGTCAGATTCACTCAATAATATTCTCAACACCCTCAGTAAAATACGTGTAAAAGAAGGAGCCGCCATTCAAATTGTTTGTCGACCTGTTCCAGATTCGTGGCAAGAAAAAGTGGAAAAGGTGGCAGGAGAACTCACAAGTCAAAAGAGTTCCATGCCCATTTTTCAGACACTTAATCCGTTTCGAATTTTGGGTGCGTTTTTCTCTATACTCATTAGCGGTCCATCAGGTGGAGGTGAAGAGACGCCAAAAGTAACAGAGCAAAATGCATTTGTTCAAGAGAAAATAAAGGCAATGGAAGAAAAAGCCTCCAAACCAGGTTTTGATGTCGTTATCCGCCTTGTTACTGCGGCGGCAACCGAGCGTGAAGCGAATTCTCAGCTCACAAATATAAAAGCATCATTTAGTCAATTTAGCGCACCAAATCTCAATGGGTTTTCTTCTTCCACAAAACATTCCCGAAAAAAATTGATGCGCGATTATATTTATCGCAATTTTTCTCGAAACCGGAATGTACTCTTATCTCGCTTTCTCTCCACGGGACAGATTCGACAAATTGTCAGTTCCGATGAACTGGCGGCACTGTTTCACTTTCCCAATGCGCAATACAACAAAATGCCGAATTTGCAATGGCAAACGTTTAAAATTGCTCCCGCACCGCACAATTTGCCAGAAGAAGGGCTCCTTTTAGGATACAACAATTATCGCGGAGAAAAACGCGAAGTACGCATTAAACGAGATGATCGTCGCCGACACTTTTACTGCATTGGAAAATCGGGAACGGGAAAATCAGTAAATCTTGAAAATATGATTCGACAAGACCTCCAAAACGGAGAAGGGGTCTGTGTTGTTGATCCACATGGAGATTTGGTAGAAGCCGTTTTGCCGTATATTCCTCGCGAACGCGCAGATGATGTTATTTTGTTCGATCCGGGAGATTTAGAGCGTCCCATGGGGCTCAACTTGCTCGAAGCGCACACAGAAGAGCAGAAAGAGTTTATTTCTCAAGAGGCGCTTGCCATTTTTATTAAACTCTATGGAGAAGAAATTATGGGTCCGCGTCTCCAACACTACTTTCGAAACGGCGTGTTGACGCTTATGGCAGATGATGAAGACGGCGCTACACTACTTGATATCACCAAGCTCTTTACAGATATAAACTACGAGAAAATGAAAAAGTCAAAGGTGAAAAATCCTGTGGTGAAAAGCTTTTGGGAAAAAGAAATGGCAAAAACCGGGCAACGCGAAAAAGAGGAGATGATTCCCTATTTCGCGAGTAAATTTGGACCATTCATCACGAATGCACAAATTCGAAATATTTTGGGACAGGTAAAATCGGGGTTCGATTTTCGAGATGTCATGGACAATCGAAAGATTCTTCTCGTGAATCTCTCAAAAGGAAAATTAGGGGATTTAAACTCAAAACTCCTCGGAATGATTATGGTGAGTAAAATTCAAATGGCGGCGATGAGTCGGGTAGATACACCAGAAAAAGAACGAAAGGATTTTTACCTGTATGTCGACGAGTTTCAAAATTTTGTGACCGATTCGTTTGCTTCTATTTTGTCGGAAGCCCGAAAATATCGACTCAACTTGATTGTGGCGCATCAGTATATTTCGCAGATTACGCAAAGCAGTGAAGGGGGAAAAGGGAAACACGAAGATTCATCTCTTCGTGATGCGGTGTTTGGAAATGTCGGAAGTATGATGTGTTTTAAGATTGGTGCACACGATGCGGAAACCATGGAAAAAGAGTTTCAACCCGTTTTTTCGCAACAAGATCTTATCAATATTGCAAATTACCAGGCGTATATAAAACTCAACATTAATAACGCCACTAGCCGTGGTTTTTCTCTACAAACCATTTACGATCCTACAGGAGCCGACAATGAAGGTGCAGAAGCATTTCGCCAGCTCTCACGACTCAAGTTTGGACGTGATCGAGAATTTGTGGGTCGGGAAATTGCGCGAAGAGTGATGTAA
- a CDS encoding B12-binding domain-containing radical SAM protein, whose protein sequence is MSTPLCFEDKVEGYDEDSLPPLGLGYIATSLQKHGLSVELHDAVASNKPVSDIIRQINVSGVRTVGLNVFTTNLHLVRKIVEGVSVPVQFILGGLSTKSIYGEIFEWETSNSIDIVMGDGEIIMPDLVNGCECEPPVMSSDTDGRRRRYFSVDSNSHYYVNDINGVDLNRSFFSHEPIHHPVHGIVEANIVATRGCIYNCAFCSAAKSKNKHMGVRERSPVNIKKEVLELKDFYEGLSSVRVLDDLFLKNRGSVENAIKIFEGTDLSWRAMAHVGSFRNVNEELLKRLKESGCLELFIGIESGSQKMLKMIHKTHNLDLISKTITKILNSGISVKGFFIYGFPGETEEDCEDTFRLASSLKESSDKSDGDFRTSVFRFRPYHGTELYDLVSDSGTNDVVHRDLPLSHLKRRQQFNFATQNYSACSDEIIAHYISVTDQLNDR, encoded by the coding sequence TTGTCAACTCCCCTTTGTTTTGAGGATAAGGTCGAAGGATATGATGAAGATTCACTGCCTCCATTGGGATTGGGGTACATAGCAACAAGCTTGCAAAAACATGGTCTTTCTGTTGAATTACATGACGCTGTTGCCTCCAATAAGCCAGTCTCCGATATTATTCGGCAAATTAATGTATCTGGTGTGCGAACAGTTGGTTTAAATGTTTTTACAACAAACTTACATCTTGTAAGAAAAATTGTAGAAGGAGTAAGTGTCCCCGTGCAATTTATCCTGGGTGGTCTATCGACAAAATCTATTTATGGTGAAATCTTTGAGTGGGAAACGTCAAATTCCATTGATATCGTTATGGGTGATGGCGAGATTATTATGCCCGACTTGGTTAATGGTTGCGAATGCGAACCCCCTGTAATGAGCTCAGATACTGATGGACGTCGTCGTCGTTATTTTTCTGTTGATTCAAATTCACATTACTATGTTAATGATATTAATGGTGTTGACTTGAATCGTAGTTTTTTTTCACATGAGCCAATTCATCATCCTGTTCATGGTATTGTTGAGGCGAATATTGTTGCAACAAGAGGATGTATTTATAATTGCGCCTTTTGTTCTGCAGCAAAATCTAAAAATAAGCACATGGGAGTGAGAGAGAGGAGTCCTGTAAATATTAAAAAAGAGGTTTTGGAATTAAAAGATTTTTATGAGGGGCTAAGCTCAGTAAGGGTTTTGGACGACTTATTCCTGAAGAATAGAGGTTCCGTTGAAAATGCCATTAAAATATTTGAGGGTACTGATTTATCCTGGAGGGCCATGGCACATGTTGGGTCATTTCGTAATGTGAATGAAGAGCTCCTTAAAAGACTAAAAGAAAGTGGTTGTTTAGAACTATTTATTGGCATAGAATCAGGTTCTCAAAAAATGCTAAAAATGATTCATAAAACACATAATCTTGATTTGATTTCTAAGACGATTACTAAAATTTTAAACTCAGGCATTTCCGTAAAAGGCTTTTTTATTTATGGATTTCCCGGAGAGACAGAAGAGGATTGCGAAGACACATTTCGCCTTGCATCAAGCCTGAAAGAATCCTCTGATAAATCTGATGGAGACTTCAGGACAAGTGTTTTTAGGTTTAGACCTTATCATGGTACAGAACTATATGATCTTGTTTCTGACTCAGGCACTAACGATGTTGTACATAGAGATTTACCACTAAGTCACCTAAAAAGAAGGCAGCAATTTAATTTTGCCACTCAAAATTACTCTGCATGTTCAGATGAAATCATCGCCCACTATATTTCTGTTACAGACCAGCTCAATGACAGATAG